From the Tursiops truncatus isolate mTurTru1 chromosome 6, mTurTru1.mat.Y, whole genome shotgun sequence genome, the window AAGAAGACGTGATGTGTCAGCAAAGGTAAACACAGTGCTGAAAATTGAAACCTGAACATAGAATTAAATagtttgttgtttctttaaattttgttttagtgAAAAGGTATTTATATGGCACAAATATAGAAAGAACCTCTGCCCTGCCCCTTAATTTTCAGTCATGTTCTGTACTGTTTACACTGCAGATTAAAGCTAATAAATTGGAGAGATCTAGAAATCTAACAAGATCTTAAAATTTTGGTCATACATAGCTCTGACTTgagttctattttatttcctttttatatttcattctctatcagttttctcttaaatatttttaacctctGCTTTTCCTGAGATTGTATTATTTAACCAGGGTCTTAGAGTTACAAATCAAATTTATAGCTTGTGACATCAGAACAGAACAACAGTTTCAGTGAAGTGTTCTGAGATTGTGGTACAAATTTCAGGATGGAAATGGCCGAGACCATTAATGTAGCTCAGGATATCTCAAGGTTGACATTTGGGCCTGATAATTCTTTATTGTGGGAGGCTGTCCTTTGTGTTGTAGGTTTGGCAGACTCACCGGAGTCCACACACTAGAACCAGTAGAGCTCCAAAAGTGATAACCGAAAATATCtctagacattgtcaaatgtccctgGTGGGGACAGAATCACCCCTGATTGGGAACTGCTATGTAGCCAAATTTAAAGAACATGCtggttcaaaaacaaaaaaaaagagaacatactgGTTCAATAGAAGGTGAGTCTTTGTATTTTTAACTGTTCTGAGTGTATTGACAGCTAGAAAATAATGGTGAACTCTAACGCTACTGGTCTTTGTTTTTGCTGTGACCATTTAAAGATTTACTTGCTACTTTATTGATGAGCCAGAGCTTGTAATAATTGGTATTACAGAAACCTCTGGTTTCCAGTACTCCAGAAATCTCCATGAGAAGTTTTTTTCTTAGCTGTATGAAGATGAACCACATAGCTACAAGATGtggttgtttatttgaagaaagtattacctctatattttatatttttacctaaATCTATAAAGACTTAGTTTTTCAATCGAAACTTGTCTGTAGGcttattttttcctataaaacCACACTCCATTCTTATAAAAAAAGCTTGAAATTATTTGCTGAcattaaaatgtatgtttatgaATACAATGAATCAATGTTAGTTTCATAGAATTATGTGCATAAAATGTAgttgtataaaaaagtgaaaagagtaAGAGTTGAGTGTTGATTATCCAGTGAAATTAAATCCTCGTTAGAgcaatttaaaacatgaaaaattgaGAACTTAAGAGCCTCCCCAAAGATGAGAGACTCAAGAAGCTGCAGTGTACaagttttacataaaaattttaattctttgctgTTGGGTTTTAAAAATTACGAGTTTAGTGGAAACCTTTTTACTTATCTATATCTGAACAAGAAAAAGTAAATCTCTGTAAGTATATGGTTTACTTTTAATATTAGAGCACCAGGAAAAGAATCCAAGTTTGACTACCATTGGAGTAGAATGTATAGCAGCAGCTCAAGAAATAAGTTATTTGGTAACTACCTTTTACTGGATAATTTAGCAAAAGGCTAAAAATTAATGtctgaaataaatttctttaagaaaGTAAGCTCTATTATTTCTACataaagttttttatttaattgatgtTAGCCTTTAATACAATTTGGTAGTATTTAgtgtattcacaatgttgtgcaaccaccagagctctattttaaaaacttttccttaCCCCATAGAAACACTGTTAAGTAACTACTCCCAATTCCACCTCTTCCCATCCCCTGATAACCTCtaatctttctgtttctatggactTGCCTATTATGGATATATCATGTAAtgggaatcatacagtacatgtccttttgtttctggattttttttgctttaatacTTTCAAGGTTTATCTAAATTGCAGCATATATTAGTACtttttgctttttatggctgaataacagtCCATTGTGTGAATTTGTTTTTCCAGTCATCCATTGATTGGAAAACGTGtttttcacaatttgtttttccaatttgtttttccaatcacaattggaaagtcacaatttgtttttccaatcatccattgatggacatttagatatTTGGATTTCCacctttggctattatgaataatgctgctataaacattcgtgtacaagtttctgtgtggacatgtcttcctttttcttggatatatatctaggagtggagttgctgagtcacatggtaattctgtaacattttgaggaacctccaaacttttccatagtggctgtatcattgtACAGTCCTAACAGCTGTTTCTCCAAATTGCTAAtacttgtatttccttttttttttttttttattaaagccaTCCTACTAGGTgcgaagtggtatctcactgtggttttgattcacatttcttttcagttcctttgttcatttttaaattgggttgtttttgtcgTTGCTGAGTTgcaggagttcttttttttttttgcggtacgcgggcctctcactgttgtggcctctcccgttgcagagcacaagctccacacgtgcaggctcagcagccatggctcacgggcccagccgctccgcggcatgtgggatcttcccagaccgggggcacgaacctgtgtcccctgcatcggcaggcggactctcaaccactgcgccaccagggaagcccctgtaggagttctttattctAGGTATTGATTCTACATCcaatatatgatttacaaatattttctcccattctgtagattgccttttcacaTTCTTGTTAATGTTCTTTGATGcatcaaagtttaaaatttttatttagtacaattaatttttttcttttgttgcttatacttttggtgtcaagcctaagaatccattgccaaatccaatgttatAAAGATTAGCCCGTAtgttttttctaggaattttatagttttagctcttaaatttagggcattgacccattttgagtcaatttttgtatatggagtgaGGTAGAgttccagcttcattcttttgaatgagGTTATCCAGTTCCAGCagtatttgttgaagagactgttttttccccactgaatggtcttggcacctttgtcaaaaatcaatttgccatagatgttttgttttatttctatattctcAATTCTGTTCCTTTGGCCTATATTTCTATTAAGCCAGTACCATACACATTTGactactgtagccttgtagtaggttttaaaatcagaaggtTTGAGTCCTcccagtttgtttttctttttcagtattgtttAGGATATTTGGGGCCCCTTgcagttccatatgaatttgaggattggcttttctatttctgggaaaaaaaaaaaaaagaccattagaattttgatgaggcttgtactgaatctgtagatcgcttgaCAGTTGCCatcttaaaaatgttaagtatttCAATCAGTGAACATGGATTATCTTTCCATTacttttaggtcttctttaatttctttctgtaatgttttgtagtttccaatgtacaggtctttcacctctttggttaaatttattcatgatattttatcctttttgatgttattataaatggaattgttttattaatatctttttttgGATTGTTCCTTACTGGTGTATAAAACACTGATTATTGTGTGTTGACcctgctgaattcatttattagctctagtagtatttTCGTggattttatgatattttctatATATGGAATCATGTTATCtttaaatagagataattttacttcttcctttttaatttggatgccttttatttatttttcttgccaaattgctctgactaggacttACAGTACAATGTTGAGTAGTAGGGATGAAaacaggcatccttgtctttttctttatcttatgaaggcagctttcagtctttcaccattgagtataatgttaatTGTGGATATATCGTAAatgctctttattttattaaggaagtttccttctattcttagtttgctgagttttttaatcatgaaagggtgttgaattttgtcaaatactttttctataACTATTGAAGTAATCATGTTTTCCTCCCCTTTGTTCTGTTAATTTAGTGTATTacattgaattgttttctttggttgaaccacccttgcattcctgggataaatatcacttggttatggtgtataatccttttagtgtgctgttgggtttggtttgttagtattttgttagtattttgttagtattttgtttgttagtattttgttgaagatttttacatctatattcataagggatattgttctatattttcttctgctgtctTTATCTGACTTTGTCAGATAATCTGACTTtgtcaggataatgctggcctcattgaatgtgttagaaagtgttctctctttttctattttttggaaaaatttgaatAGGAGTGATgttaatttatcttttatctttttgaattcgcTAGCAAAACCATCTGGTCCGGGACATTTCTTTGATGGAAAATTTTTGATTATtcattcaatctctttacttattATAGGGCAGTTGaggttttctatttattcttgagtCAGCTTTGGtaattttgtgtttctaggaatttgtccatttcatctattttattcaatttgtcatacaattgttcatagtgttctcttataatacttttaatttctgtaaggtTGGTTGTAATGTCCCtgcttttatttgtaattttagttatatgtactttctctctctctttttttttttagtagtctAGCTGagggtttgtcaattttgctgATACTTTATttggtttcattgtttttttttttttttttgggggctgcattgggtcttcattgtgcatgggctttctctagttgtggtgagtggggctacttttcattgtgctgggcaggcttctcattgcagtggcttctcttgttgtggagcacgggctctaggtgcatgggcttcagtatttgtggcacatgggctcagtagttgtggctcgtgggctctagagcgcaggctcagtagttgtggcatgcaggcttagttgctctgcagcatatgggatcttcccggaccggggattgaacccgtgtcccctgcattggcaggcggattcttaaccactgcaccaccagggaagtccctctagtttcttaaggtgcaAAGTTcagttgatttgagatctttcttctgtATTAATGTATATGTTTgcagctataaatttctctctgagtacttcttttgctgcatcccataagtttggtatgttttatttttgttttcattcatctcaaagtattttctgactttcctatttctttcttctttgactcattggttgttAAGGAtgcattgtttaatttccacatatttgtggattttcctgtttttcttctgttattgatttctagcttcattcCATTATGGTTAGAGAAGATagtttgtatgatttcaatttttttaatttatggaaaaTTGTTTTATGGGCTAACAgactatcctgaagaatgttccatgtgcacttgagaagaatgtgttttctgctattgttgggtgaagtgttctgtatatgtctgttaggtctagaTGGTTTAGAGTAttgttcaagtcctctgtttcctttttaatcttcTGTCTAGATGTCTATCCATTATTTAAAGTAAAGTACTGAGACCTCTAACTATTATTGTAgaactatttctcctttcagttttgtcagtgtttccttcatatattttctggctctgttgtttggtgcatatatatctataatttttatatcttgttgtggattgacccttttaactataaaatgtctttccttgtctcttgtacaatttttttaatctaaaatctGTATTGTCTGATATTTGTATAGCCATGCCAGCCAGCTCTCTTTTAGCTGCTGTTTTTATGGATTTACATAGTTTTGATAGCAAAATTCAGATTATGATCTAGGCAAGTGATGGtggttcaaaataaatttttgtcatgttattgcttatttatttaactgGAGTTAGTTTAAAAGTGTCAAGAAATGtcttatatgcatatatatattttttaagtgtgtgtACTGTTTACTATAGAATTTATTCTTTGGGGATTAggatatttcttatatttctttgtagCTAAAAGCTGATACTATAAACTTTAGTTTACTATATGCATCATGTCCCAGTTGCATTTATAGTCTACATAGTCAACTATAGTTCTCAATCATATTAATTGCTACTAGATTatcatatatgtgtttgtgtgtgtgtgtattgtatgtgtgtgtattccctttaatgtatatttaaagtAGACATCAAGTCAGTTTTATACCCATAGTACCCAACAGACTTACGTTTTGACTTCTAAAACTCTGGAAATGGAGATCACATATACTTCTTTCGTTGAAAATTTACTATaggtttttatttgtaaaattctgAGAGTGTATTGGCTACATGTATGGCATGCATTTCTCTCCAGGTATACCACTATACCAAGTTGAGCACATTTTGGTGATACCATTCTATAGAAGTAAATTGAGGAAGCTAATTCAATGTTAATTTACTATACTTTTCTAATATCAGtttctctttaattctttgaCAGAAAAATTTAGGTTTAGGTGGTTAATGCAGTATGATTTAGAAATATATGAATTtgatgattttttccttttgggaaaattattttaaagcccATAGTATTTTACTGGTaagattatttacattttaaaagtacctgTCATAATACTTTGCTAAGACAATTTATTATTGAAAGAACTCATGTATATTTCTGGGCAATTATAAGGAAGTTAAGGTTGCAGAATGAGCTGTGAATGTTCTTACCTGTCCTCTCCCTCTAACAGTTGTTGCTCATTGTTTTGTTTCTCCATGTTGCTTCCAATTCTCTAATAATCCTTTAGGATTAGTACCTAAtcccagcaaacaaaaatattcaaggaGTCCCTATGGATTatgatgaggaaaagaaaaattttatcaaGAAGAGATGAGCTATTAGTAAGTATTACTGTCAACTTTGTGCTCAGCCCCATGGAATTCATAGTAAGAACAAGAATATAGAAAGtcaaagataaaaatacagaaattgttATTCATTTAAGCATTTAACATATATGAGCTATCTGAAATGTACTTGTCGCATACAAGTAAAAGTTTGCTTTCCTAAAAAGGAAATAGATTATCTGATGCTATTAAATaaagcagtggttaagactctagaTGCTAGAGGAAAACTGTCATATTCAAAACCTGGCTTTACTGCTCTGATAATGTAACTTAATATGAGCTACTTAATCTCTAAACCTTGGCATTTTTGTCCATAGAACAGGGATTGTGATAGTACCTACCTCGTTCAGTTGAAACACAGTGTTTACCACAAtagtacatttttaataaaagcttaGTTGTCTTGTAGCTAAAagctattgaaaaaaataaggatCTATTCATTAAATGACTGAATGAgatgtttgcttttaaaaacatattgatCAAGTCAGAAAAGGTTGCATAGGTAAATTGTGTGAacattcatgtttttatatttatttggtaAAACATATTGACCAAGTCAGAAAAAGTTGTATAAGGTACATTGTGTGAacattcacattttacatttatttggtaATTTACATAAAAAACAGTGTGTGCTTCTATAATGCATTCATTTCTAAAAGAATGTAATGCAATTTGATATTACAAGTTATTTCCAGAAAGGAGAGAATATGAAGAATAGTCATAATctataaaattccatttattaaatatttagcttTTTTCCAAATACTATTTTTCTCATCATGTTTTGAGTGCAGTAATAAGGGAATATTTAGTAAAAAGCCATTGTTGAATtgccttgtttttttcctccctcaaaGAGAGACTATACCAAGTAGAAAATGTACTggtgattttctttatttacctATTCTATGCACTGTTTCAGAAAGGATATAAGACTTCTGTTATTGTGTTAGTTTGACTTTAATACCTGTCAattcagtgaaggaaaaaaaagctcaATCAAATCATATACTATGTTGATAAAACAATatatttgagtttttttaaaacaattccacTTCTTCATGCCTTTTTGTAGAAGTCATACTATTTGAAAACATGTTCTGACTTATGTTTTTGCAGCTTTTAAGAGGAACTGAATTCTGATTAcctcaaaattgttttgtttaGCCCAGTAACACCTATTGAACACTGAAACTGTTCTGGGTGTGGTCTCGAGAAACAGATCAGGGACCTCCAAGGATGTATTTCAGTGAAACAATGTCACTGTAACTCAAAATGGTTATCTCCTAGATTTACTACAAGTGTGGTGCTTCTCAAACGTTTCCCCACAGCAGTACTTTGTATAGCACCCTACACTTCTCCTCTGTAGCAGCAGGcttcacatttataaatatttgtaatgaTTACAGTTTTGTTAGAATACAAGTTCCAAGAGGAGAAGTCCATCTTATTCATTACTACATCCCCAAATCTTAATAACAGCTGGCACTTAGCGAGtatctaataaatttttttttttttaccactcttttttttttttttttttttgcggtacgcgggcctctcactgttgtggcctctcccgttgcagagcacaggctccggacactcaggctcagcggccattgctcacgggcccagccgcttcacggcatgtgggatcttcccagaccagggcacgaacccgcgtcccctgcatcggcaggcggactctcaaccactgcgccaccagggaagccctctaataaaTTTTTATAGCATGAAGGACTTTCTGAAATTAATTCTGTTGGCTACTCGTCAGTACACACCTCCAAAGGTGTGGAGCATAGTCCAAAACTGCCTCTAACACCCAGAAAATATCTTTGAAGGCATCTgttttatttacctttaaaattcatgtgactttAAATTCTGATCCATTACAtgtttcttttaatgtgttttgttATTCCCAAGAAAAATGGACACGTCAGGGGTATGTAGCATAGTTTTAAGGATACAACTATGTGAGTGTTTTGGAACTGGAACTGTCTTCAAAGTCTGTCTTGAGTTTTAGCAAATACCTTAAACTTGAGTTAGCATCTGAAAAGTGGGTTTAAGAATACTTATCTTGatggttttgtggttttttaagACAGCAAAATGCAAATGTGCTTAAAGTACTTGGCATACATAGTATATACTCAAATATTGGCTCCCTTTTCCCCCTCTTACTAGAAAACTTCTAGTTTCCCTTCCGAGAACCTCAATTTATCTCTGGTTCTTTTCATTAAGTATACATGATCTGTCAAGAACTGAAAGTATTCTCCATCTTTGAGCCAGGGTTATGGCTCTTCCTCTGAGGGACAGAATTCTTTTACTGAGCACAGTGAACACCTTGTAGATGAAAATTTTCTAGTCAAAAATTTTAAACGATTTccacagagaaaaattaaatggaatttttattaCTGCTAATTTAACACAAGTTTACTTAGGCAAGTAAGAATTTATAGAATCTGTGCTTTATTGCACTGCATAGGAACCAGAAATACAGCTACACTGTTAGAGTGTGGTTTGTGGGGAATTAAGAATGGTGTTGTCTGGAATACAGGATGATTCTCAGTGATGGTTGCAAGGAATCACGAAAGAGATCTTTGGTCCAAAGAAGACATCTCTGAAAGAGAGCAGAACATGAATTAAATCCAGCTGAAAGTTAAGATACATGTTAGACTTTTCTGAGCAAGAAATGGACGGTGATTTCCAGGATTTCAGATATGGCTATTCTTTTTAGGTGAATAAAGTACAAAGAGAGTGAGTGGGAGGACTTTTGCCACAAGAGCAGCAACCAAGAAGGTAATCAATTCTTCTACTTTCCCCCATCTGCCATGGACATTATGCTGTCGTTTGtctataaagaaaaggaaagattggGTGATTTCAAAACCTTACAAgcataccaaaatattcatttctctGATATGGGTGGGGATAGGCCATGAAGTTTAAATCTacagctaagaaacagaagaTTAAAAATTGGTTGGGAAGTCAATAAGTAAATTTCTAGGTTTTATAGGGAAAGGTGAAATTTTGAGCTACTCAACTCTATCCACTCTTGTTGGAAAGATCACATAAGGTGATGTATAATAAAAATGCACGGTATAATATAAAATTGTGTATATGTGCAAGGTAGTATTATGATTATGGCTCATTAGAAATATACTTAGCatgcaatgtacagcatgatgactgtaGCTAACACTGTTGTatgatatatttgaaagttgctaagagaatagatcctACAggttatcacaaggaaaaagatttgtaactatatgaggtgattcgtgttaactaaacttattatggtaatcatttcacaatacagttgacccttgaacaatgcagcgGTAAGGGGTTCTGAGCCTCTGTGCAGTGGAAAATCCGTGCATAACTTTACAGTCagtcctccatatctgtggttcgACAtccgaggattcaaccaaccatagaTGGGATAGTACTGTGGTatgtattatgtttagtgaaagaaatttatggataagtggacccatgcaattCAAAcgtgtgttgttcaagggtcagctgtatatgtatatcagctcattgtgctgtacaccttaaacttatacagtgctgtatttAATTATATTCAATGCAACTGGCAAAGTAGAATggcaaaataaaatttgtgtttataggcaaaaaaaaaaaagaaatatacttaGATATTTGTTGCTACTGGGAAAACTGTAACCCAAACTtagatagaaattattttcatatatccATACTTCTAGCTCATCCATTAACAATGGATAATCACAAAATTATATCATAAAGTAAGTACATTTCAATAAATTAGTTTCAAGTCTTACAAAAAAGTAAAcatgatattttaatattagatGGCGTTTCATTTATGTAGGAAAAGTTAAATCATTTTATGGAATCAGTTAACTTGAGCTCTTGATATCATTGTTTAATCaagtgattctcaaattttattttgcatcagaatcacttggagggtTTAAGCCATAATTGCTGTGCTTTCTCTCCATTGTTTCTGATTCAGTTGCTTTGGTCTGGGGCCCAGGGATGAACTACGTTTTTAACAAGAACTCAGGTAATGTTGAAGCTGCTGTTCTGGGAACCATACTTAAGAACCAACTGGCTTGGTAGAAAAAATACCCAGGCCAAATCAGAAGACCTGTGTTCTAGTCTCAGTGCTGATATTAGCTAGCTAAGTGGGATAGTGGTCATTTTACCTCTGTACACCTTTCTTTGATGAGATGGTTATATCTGCCCTTTCTAGCTCACAGatttcttagaaaaatgaaaaatatgatgaTATGTTGAAAGTAATTTGAAAAAGCTGATTTCAATATGAGGTAGCCAAGATCATAGTATTTGAGCTTCCTCAATAACCAGgagaagattattttaaaatcaagagctataaatatttatttatctaccttTGTATTATACTTAAAATACATCTACTTTCCAAGTCAGTGGACAGTCTCTATTCAGTTAATTTCTGGTTAACTCATACATAGAGCTAGAAAGTTTTTCTTTCACCATTACCAAACTTTTCCATCCAGTTACTTGATCTGTTTGGGATCTTTTATCTAAAGCCTTCTATTAGTTTTCAAATTAGTTTAAGATGTCAGCCTTGAAGGTGACTTCAGCTaccagatttttttgtgtgtgtgattaaaaatcaGATAGGAAAATTAGAATTTAATAGATTGGAGTGTTATTAATTTCCTGTATCTCATTTAGTTTTACTAAAATCTGCCAGACTCGGTCTCTTAAATGAAAACATTCATTTCGGTACATATGGTGATGATCCTAAAAAATAGCTGAGATTTGAACAGGGTTTTACTGAAAAGGGTGATTAATTTTAGCACACTCATTATGAAGGTGTCTTAAAGAGTTGTTGTACATACACTTCACAGCAATATGTTTTGTGATTGCATTTCCTTACTTTGGGCAGCAGAGCAATTCACTGAAGTTGCAGTAACAGATCATCTCACATCCCTTCCCATCCCAGAAGTGATCCTGGATGTTTACATCAATCTTTGTCAGGTCAGCTACTCCTTCTGGAAGATTGTGACAGTTGCGATCTTTCAGTATCTTTCTGTAGCAAGAGAGGCGATTTGCAGGCATGGCTTGGACTCCTAGCAGCAAAGTTAGTCCAACGGTGACAGCAAGTACTATAAATTTCATTTTGGCTTTTGGCCCTgagatagaagaaaaaacaaaatgtatcagtgtttatatgtttgtttgtttggtttaaaGATGGAATTCATCTGAACATAAAGTCCTGCAGCATTCTCATAAACTCTTGAATAGAAAGAGTGGGCGTTGATTTTTTCTACTCTCTTTGAATGTCTCTCAAGTTTAGTTTTATGACCACCTACAATAAAAATCACTtagaatatttgttaaaaatgacATGCCTGAGCTCCACAAAGAAATATTGAGTGAGAGTTAtgtgagggagggggaagggagatagTGGGAAGAGccagaatctgtgtttttaaggacccaaagtcatttttttcagtatattcagTAGAGAAAAACTGCTTTTTAAGGTGATAAAACTCAAGTAAATTTCTGGAACAAATAACATCATTGTGTACAGTGATTCTTGACCTTGCATATCCAACAACATTGTCCAAGAATCTGGGTCCAACCCTGACAGAAACAAAAAGCCCAGTTATCCTGACATTGACAGATTATATTCTATAGAGATATTTATagttaagtttttaaaactttcagaatTATTTTGGGGACCCATTTTTGTTGCATATTTTTAGTAATTGTGAACTCTTCTCCCACATGGGTTACATTTTAGCCTCAGTTGAAAACAGAGGCTTGAAT encodes:
- the SCRG1 gene encoding scrapie-responsive protein 1, which codes for MKFIVLAVTVGLTLLLGVQAMPANRLSCYRKILKDRNCHNLPEGVADLTKIDVNIQDHFWDGKGCEMICYCNFSELLCCPKDVFFGPKISFVIPCNHH